In Winkia neuii, a genomic segment contains:
- a CDS encoding FecCD family ABC transporter permease, whose amino-acid sequence MRRSAGVQLALLLLISLVMLLAIMVICLTVGRYGLPANTIFTAVNPFASADLSAADATVLYQVRLPRMAGAALVGAALALAGVSYQGIFRNPLVSPGILGVSQGASVGAAGAILLGLTTLGVSVAALIGGILAVLLATSIPRLLHNDSTLMLVLSGVIIGGFGSALVGILKFVADPETELAAIVFWQMGSLSDVRTDSLAQCALLAVPAAALLLAMRWRINVISLGDQEAAALGVNLRRDRAVAILAATVLTAAAVCLAGTVSWVGLVVPHLCRLVVGPNNSRLLPLAVTFGASFMVVVDTLARSLSQMEVPLGVVTGMIGAPLFLLLLAVGKVKIR is encoded by the coding sequence ATGCGCAGATCTGCCGGGGTGCAGCTAGCCCTCCTTCTGCTTATTTCCCTTGTGATGTTGCTTGCAATCATGGTTATCTGTCTAACTGTAGGCAGATATGGGCTGCCCGCTAACACTATTTTTACCGCGGTCAACCCGTTTGCCAGCGCCGACCTTTCTGCCGCAGATGCGACTGTCCTCTACCAGGTGCGCCTTCCCCGCATGGCGGGTGCCGCCCTCGTGGGTGCCGCGCTGGCGCTTGCTGGCGTGTCCTATCAGGGCATCTTCCGCAATCCACTGGTATCGCCCGGAATCTTGGGCGTATCGCAGGGCGCCTCAGTGGGGGCCGCAGGAGCAATTCTGCTGGGCCTCACTACGCTGGGAGTATCCGTAGCGGCCCTAATAGGTGGCATCTTGGCAGTACTGCTTGCTACCTCCATTCCGCGCCTGCTGCACAACGATTCGACCCTGATGCTGGTGCTCTCGGGCGTAATAATCGGCGGCTTCGGATCCGCCCTCGTGGGAATCTTGAAGTTCGTTGCGGATCCGGAAACGGAGCTTGCCGCGATCGTGTTCTGGCAGATGGGCTCCCTTTCGGATGTGCGTACTGATTCGCTCGCACAATGCGCGCTGCTCGCCGTGCCCGCCGCTGCGCTACTGCTGGCAATGCGCTGGCGCATCAACGTGATTTCTCTGGGTGACCAGGAGGCGGCGGCGTTGGGCGTGAATCTGCGCAGGGATCGCGCCGTGGCAATTCTGGCCGCCACCGTGCTGACCGCCGCTGCCGTATGTTTGGCGGGAACTGTGTCGTGGGTAGGGCTAGTAGTACCGCACCTGTGCCGCCTAGTTGTGGGTCCGAACAATTCGCGGCTGTTGCCACTGGCAGTTACCTTCGGCGCCTCTTTCATGGTGGTGGTGGATACGCTGGCGCGCTCGCTCAGCCAGATGGAAGTGCCCCTTGGGGTCGTCACGGGCATGATTGGCGCACCGCTATTCCTGCTGCTGCTAGCGGTGGGCAAGGTGAAAATTCGATGA
- a CDS encoding ABC transporter ATP-binding protein, with protein MSLLQLENAGFYYRENEWVFRDVNLDLAAGQTLSILGRNGAGKSTLLQVALGLLPPAEGEARLDGAATTHLSAAKRARLACYLPQAENVSVAYSVTDYLLMGRTPYLGAFSSPRKKDRARVREVIAEMGLDSYADRPINELSGGEKQRIGFARALVQGSPLVVMDEPTAALDMGNQIRTLKKMRELAAEGYAVVATTHDPNQAFLLGGKVALMEKGKPVRVGEAAEVLTTDSLTELFGTPIQVRWDDQLRRHVCLGAKKIEER; from the coding sequence ATGAGCCTGTTGCAACTGGAAAACGCCGGCTTCTACTACCGCGAAAACGAGTGGGTATTCCGCGACGTAAACCTAGACCTTGCAGCCGGGCAAACCCTATCGATACTAGGGCGAAACGGCGCCGGTAAATCAACGCTCTTGCAGGTGGCACTCGGCCTGCTGCCCCCAGCTGAGGGCGAAGCGCGCCTGGACGGGGCAGCCACCACTCACCTGAGCGCTGCCAAGCGGGCCCGCCTAGCGTGCTACCTGCCGCAAGCAGAAAATGTCTCCGTTGCCTACTCGGTAACCGACTATCTACTGATGGGGCGAACCCCCTATCTGGGGGCCTTCAGCTCGCCCAGGAAAAAAGACCGGGCTCGCGTGCGCGAAGTGATAGCCGAAATGGGGCTGGACAGTTATGCGGACCGTCCCATCAACGAACTTTCCGGAGGCGAAAAGCAGCGCATCGGCTTCGCACGCGCACTAGTACAGGGCTCCCCACTGGTGGTTATGGACGAGCCGACGGCCGCCCTCGACATGGGAAACCAAATACGCACCTTGAAGAAGATGCGGGAGCTAGCCGCGGAAGGATACGCGGTCGTGGCCACCACCCACGACCCAAACCAGGCGTTCCTACTGGGAGGCAAAGTCGCCCTGATGGAAAAAGGCAAACCCGTGCGAGTCGGCGAGGCGGCAGAAGTGCTGACCACTGACTCGCTCACGGAACTTTTTGGAACCCCCATCCAGGTGCGCTGGGACGACCAGCTGCGCAGGCACGTGTGCCTAGGGGCCAAGAAAATTGAAGAAAGGTAA
- a CDS encoding molybdenum cofactor biosynthesis protein MoaE — translation MPKISVITVSDRSAAGTRPDKSGPLACQLLADYGQVEAPTIVPDQVTAIQDAIKAAVAGGADIIFTTGGTGFSTRDVTPEATAPLLSKRAGGIEAALRDNPKVPAAALSRGVAGVIDLDGTRAFVVNAPGSTGGVKDAVAAVGPLISHITEQLADADHTAPAEKIGLTPHQRATHAVQNRGYSDGSDAQVVWAGVTDQPIDVAALQEAVRDPQAGAVALFDGRVRNHDDGQGVVSIDYEAHPDAGKVVERIAKACAKGSGAAKLAIAHRYGHLEVGDVAFAAAASAAHRREAFELLEKAVEQVKAELPVWKKQQFTDGSHAWTGSA, via the coding sequence ATGCCAAAAATTTCTGTCATCACCGTTTCTGACAGGTCTGCAGCCGGGACCCGCCCCGATAAGTCCGGGCCGCTGGCATGTCAGCTGCTGGCCGACTACGGCCAGGTAGAGGCCCCTACTATCGTCCCCGACCAGGTCACTGCCATTCAGGACGCCATCAAGGCGGCCGTTGCGGGCGGAGCCGACATCATCTTCACCACCGGGGGTACCGGGTTCTCTACCCGGGACGTCACCCCCGAGGCCACCGCGCCCCTACTCAGCAAACGCGCAGGCGGCATCGAGGCGGCTCTCCGAGACAACCCTAAGGTGCCAGCCGCCGCACTCTCGCGGGGAGTCGCAGGAGTCATAGACCTAGATGGGACGCGCGCATTCGTCGTGAACGCACCCGGCTCCACCGGCGGTGTGAAGGACGCTGTGGCAGCGGTAGGCCCCCTCATCTCGCACATCACGGAGCAGCTAGCAGACGCCGACCACACCGCCCCGGCAGAAAAGATTGGGCTTACCCCGCATCAGCGGGCCACCCATGCCGTGCAAAACCGGGGTTACAGCGACGGGTCTGACGCCCAGGTGGTGTGGGCAGGCGTTACTGACCAGCCCATTGACGTGGCTGCACTCCAGGAAGCCGTACGCGACCCGCAGGCGGGGGCTGTCGCCCTCTTCGATGGGCGCGTGCGCAACCACGACGACGGGCAGGGCGTAGTGTCTATCGACTACGAAGCCCACCCGGACGCTGGCAAAGTTGTTGAACGGATCGCAAAGGCCTGTGCCAAAGGCTCCGGGGCAGCAAAGTTGGCCATCGCACACCGCTACGGTCACCTCGAGGTCGGCGACGTCGCCTTCGCAGCTGCTGCCTCCGCCGCACACCGCCGCGAAGCTTTTGAGCTGCTAGAAAAGGCCGTAGAACAGGTGAAAGCGGAACTGCCAGTGTGGAAGAAACAGCAATTTACTGACGGTTCGCACGCTTGGACGGGCAGCGCCTAG
- a CDS encoding TOBE domain-containing protein, with amino-acid sequence MNYRISEVSRLLGVSDDTVRRWLDDGRIQAEKDSSPLQVKGESLAEYLKNANTHEPSHHVSSRNLLEGLVLEVVSDKVMSQVVMQCGPYRVVSLISTEAVNDLELKPGVIAKAQIKATNVSIVK; translated from the coding sequence ATGAATTACCGTATTTCTGAAGTTTCGCGTCTGCTCGGTGTCTCTGACGACACTGTTCGCCGCTGGCTTGACGACGGCCGAATTCAGGCTGAAAAGGATTCTTCGCCGTTGCAGGTCAAAGGGGAATCTCTGGCCGAATACCTAAAGAATGCGAACACTCACGAACCGAGTCATCACGTATCTAGCCGCAACCTACTGGAAGGCCTAGTCCTAGAAGTAGTCTCGGACAAGGTCATGAGCCAAGTCGTAATGCAGTGCGGCCCCTACCGGGTCGTATCGCTGATCTCTACCGAGGCCGTAAACGACCTGGAGCTAAAGCCAGGCGTCATTGCAAAGGCGCAAATCAAGGCTACGAACGTTTCCATCGTTAAATAA
- a CDS encoding HesA/MoeB/ThiF family protein: MSITPVAQMGPELTEIQRDRYARPMLLEGMGEAGQRRLLNSKVLVVGAGGLGSPALLYLAGAGVGHLGVLDSDRLDTSNLHRQVIHSTAALGKEKVESAAERIRGLNPDVQVITYTTRLDEANIDDIFAAWDVIVDATDNFATRYLIDQAATRAGKPEVWGSVLGAAGQVSTFWSGQQAEAAGAPVQARLRDLHPAAPPEGVIPVGAASPVIGPLTGMIGSLMAGEVTKLVAGYGELLLGRVAYIDTASGQMRDIQFKSAK; encoded by the coding sequence ATGAGCATTACACCTGTAGCCCAGATGGGTCCCGAACTTACTGAAATTCAGCGTGACCGTTACGCCCGCCCCATGCTGTTGGAAGGCATGGGGGAGGCGGGGCAACGCCGCCTCCTTAACTCTAAAGTGTTGGTGGTGGGGGCCGGTGGGCTTGGTTCGCCGGCGCTGCTCTACCTTGCGGGCGCGGGAGTGGGCCATCTGGGCGTGCTGGATTCGGATCGGTTGGACACCTCGAATTTGCACCGCCAGGTCATCCACTCCACGGCCGCCTTGGGGAAGGAAAAGGTGGAGTCTGCGGCGGAGCGCATCCGCGGGCTGAACCCGGACGTGCAGGTTATTACCTACACGACCCGGTTGGATGAGGCGAATATCGACGACATCTTCGCCGCCTGGGACGTGATTGTTGACGCAACTGACAACTTTGCGACGCGCTACTTGATAGACCAGGCGGCAACGCGAGCGGGTAAACCCGAAGTATGGGGGTCGGTGCTGGGTGCGGCCGGCCAGGTTTCTACCTTCTGGTCGGGCCAGCAAGCAGAAGCGGCCGGGGCGCCCGTGCAGGCTCGACTGCGGGATTTGCATCCGGCTGCCCCGCCCGAGGGCGTAATCCCAGTGGGGGCTGCCTCCCCGGTGATTGGCCCGCTGACGGGCATGATCGGGTCGCTCATGGCCGGCGAGGTGACAAAGCTGGTTGCTGGCTACGGGGAGTTACTGCTGGGGCGCGTGGCCTACATTGACACCGCTTCTGGCCAGATGCGCGATATTCAGTTCAAAAGTGCCAAGTGA
- a CDS encoding molybdopterin molybdotransferase MoeA codes for MKDVAEHYRDVLRLGQALPAETLPVGEALGRILAEDVTARLSVPPFTNSAMDGFAVRAQETAAGVGLPVAADIPAGRTDALTLEKGTAMRIMTGAPLPQGADAVIQVELTEGGPANMAPAAPATVTFTDAVAKGANVRRAGEDIAAGQLLFTAGTRLSAAHLSALVSVGCGQVAVSPQLRVGVVTTGEELRGAGEDLKPGQIPDSNSVLVSGLAREAGASPILRTFHADTVDGFLKDIDAAAGQVDMLVTTGGVSAGAFDVVKAALRERGVTFTRVAMQPGKPQGFGKVGQVPILCLPGNPVSVLVSWYLFALPLLGVLAGVDQPAFEDRFVRAQVGTGWKRKTGRVQFLPATAREGEDGGTSAQVHVHPASHGGSKSHFVASLAAATGLVRIPADQAEVKPGEEVPVMWFGRAR; via the coding sequence ATGAAAGATGTAGCTGAACATTATCGGGACGTATTGCGACTGGGGCAGGCCCTGCCAGCAGAAACGCTGCCAGTGGGCGAGGCATTGGGCCGAATCCTAGCTGAAGACGTCACCGCCCGTCTTAGCGTCCCACCCTTTACTAACTCGGCCATGGATGGTTTCGCCGTGCGGGCCCAGGAAACAGCTGCCGGAGTGGGTCTCCCGGTAGCTGCAGATATCCCCGCCGGTCGTACGGACGCCCTCACCTTGGAAAAGGGAACGGCCATGCGCATCATGACCGGGGCCCCGCTGCCGCAGGGGGCAGATGCCGTGATCCAGGTGGAACTTACTGAGGGCGGCCCCGCCAACATGGCACCTGCCGCGCCCGCGACAGTTACGTTTACCGATGCGGTTGCAAAGGGCGCCAATGTTCGCCGCGCTGGCGAAGACATTGCGGCCGGCCAGCTGCTATTTACTGCTGGCACAAGGCTGAGTGCAGCCCACCTTTCCGCCCTCGTGTCCGTCGGCTGCGGGCAGGTAGCAGTGTCGCCACAGCTGCGCGTAGGAGTAGTGACCACGGGCGAGGAACTGCGTGGCGCTGGCGAAGACCTAAAACCGGGGCAGATCCCGGATTCAAACTCGGTGCTGGTGTCCGGGCTAGCCCGTGAAGCCGGCGCATCCCCAATCCTACGAACCTTCCACGCCGACACCGTGGACGGCTTCCTGAAGGACATCGACGCCGCTGCCGGGCAGGTCGACATGCTGGTGACCACCGGGGGAGTCTCGGCGGGAGCATTCGACGTGGTAAAAGCCGCTCTGCGCGAACGGGGAGTCACCTTCACCCGCGTTGCCATGCAGCCGGGCAAACCCCAGGGCTTCGGGAAAGTGGGGCAGGTTCCCATCCTGTGCCTGCCCGGCAACCCCGTGTCCGTACTGGTGTCCTGGTACCTGTTCGCCCTCCCCCTATTGGGGGTCCTAGCAGGTGTTGACCAGCCGGCCTTCGAAGATCGCTTCGTACGCGCCCAGGTGGGAACCGGCTGGAAACGCAAAACCGGCCGCGTCCAGTTCCTGCCAGCTACTGCCCGCGAGGGCGAAGACGGCGGCACTTCGGCACAAGTCCATGTGCACCCGGCCAGCCACGGCGGCTCCAAATCCCACTTTGTAGCATCCCTAGCGGCAGCTACGGGACTAGTGCGAATCCCCGCTGACCAGGCCGAAGTGAAGCCCGGCGAAGAAGTACCCGTCATGTGGTTCGGGAGGGCCCGATGA
- the modA gene encoding molybdate ABC transporter substrate-binding protein, producing the protein MLRKFGTGLALVAAAAMALSGCSSTDNQKADDAKSETSQSAQSDQGKNYGQVTIFAAKSLTNAFTELGKEFEKQNKGTKVTFSFDGSQNLVDQIHQGSPADALFTADQKNMDKADKNGDVEANKSYATNTLVMVVPKGNPAGVKEFSTNALKDKKLVICAVGVPCGNATKEVADMAGVKFTPVSEEQNVGDTLAKVETGEADAGIVYRTDAMASDKVEAMDMPHADMVVNDYRVALTKSAKNKDGGKAFVDYILSDAGQKILKKYGFTAPTNK; encoded by the coding sequence ATGCTCCGCAAGTTTGGTACCGGTCTTGCCCTAGTGGCAGCCGCAGCCATGGCCCTATCTGGCTGTTCTTCTACCGACAACCAGAAGGCCGACGATGCCAAGTCGGAAACCTCCCAGTCTGCCCAGTCCGACCAGGGCAAGAACTACGGGCAGGTCACCATTTTCGCGGCTAAGTCCCTGACCAATGCCTTCACCGAACTAGGTAAGGAATTCGAGAAGCAGAACAAGGGCACCAAGGTGACCTTCAGCTTCGACGGATCCCAGAACCTAGTCGACCAGATCCACCAGGGTTCGCCGGCTGATGCTCTGTTCACCGCTGATCAGAAGAACATGGACAAGGCAGACAAGAACGGTGACGTCGAGGCCAACAAGTCTTACGCGACCAACACTCTGGTCATGGTCGTCCCGAAGGGCAACCCCGCCGGGGTGAAGGAATTCAGCACCAACGCTCTGAAGGATAAGAAGCTGGTAATCTGCGCTGTTGGCGTGCCCTGCGGCAACGCCACTAAGGAAGTTGCCGATATGGCGGGCGTAAAGTTCACGCCGGTTTCCGAAGAACAGAACGTGGGCGACACCCTGGCCAAGGTTGAAACTGGAGAGGCCGACGCCGGCATCGTCTACAGGACGGACGCAATGGCCTCCGACAAGGTCGAGGCCATGGACATGCCTCACGCCGACATGGTCGTCAACGACTACCGCGTGGCACTGACCAAGTCCGCTAAGAACAAGGATGGCGGCAAGGCCTTTGTCGATTACATCCTTTCCGACGCCGGGCAGAAGATCTTGAAGAAGTACGGCTTCACTGCTCCGACCAACAAGTAA
- the moaC gene encoding cyclic pyranopterin monophosphate synthase MoaC: MKFTHLTQSGDAYMVDVTAKTPTVREATAIGKVECSPTVMQALRDGTVPKGDVLAVARIAGIAAAKRVPQLLPLAHTIGVHGAQVDLQLQEDHVAITAIVRTADRTGVEMEALTAVSVAALAIVDMVKGVDRSAQITDCKIIHKAGGRSGDWHRAGYEK; encoded by the coding sequence ATGAAATTTACTCACCTTACCCAATCCGGCGACGCCTACATGGTAGACGTGACCGCCAAAACCCCCACCGTGCGCGAGGCGACCGCAATCGGGAAGGTCGAATGTTCGCCCACTGTCATGCAGGCATTGCGCGACGGCACGGTACCCAAAGGTGACGTGCTGGCCGTAGCTCGCATCGCCGGGATCGCGGCAGCCAAACGGGTACCGCAGCTGCTCCCGCTCGCCCACACGATAGGGGTTCACGGCGCGCAAGTGGATCTGCAACTGCAAGAAGACCACGTGGCCATCACTGCCATCGTGCGTACCGCCGACCGCACCGGCGTAGAAATGGAAGCGCTTACCGCCGTGTCCGTGGCCGCCCTCGCCATTGTCGACATGGTCAAGGGCGTGGATCGCTCCGCCCAGATCACCGACTGCAAGATCATCCACAAGGCAGGCGGGCGTTCCGGCGACTGGCACCGGGCCGGATACGAAAAGTAG
- a CDS encoding GNAT family N-acetyltransferase, giving the protein MIEYRLGTDADRAGIVAAVSTAFYDQFKALSSDKNKLIEGLSHAVVPDRFVIAIEDGQVVGVVAIAFAGRNPFNVDYSQLAKVLGPIYGHIGGRVLEREVRPPVKVGTKEAFISCVGTIPAARGKGVATGMLRKALEVAPARTYILDVMEGNEKVLPLYEGVGFRIVDRVKEPFGRLRGMYFRYILIRPGQRGGRK; this is encoded by the coding sequence ATGATCGAATACAGACTTGGCACCGACGCCGACCGCGCCGGCATTGTGGCAGCAGTATCCACTGCGTTCTACGACCAATTCAAAGCCCTGAGCTCAGACAAGAACAAACTGATCGAGGGACTATCCCACGCGGTAGTGCCCGACCGCTTCGTGATTGCTATCGAGGACGGCCAAGTGGTAGGCGTAGTGGCAATTGCTTTCGCCGGGCGCAATCCCTTCAACGTAGATTACTCGCAGCTGGCTAAGGTTCTCGGCCCCATCTATGGGCACATCGGCGGGCGCGTGCTGGAACGCGAGGTACGCCCTCCTGTGAAAGTTGGCACGAAAGAGGCGTTTATCAGCTGCGTTGGCACCATTCCCGCCGCGCGTGGCAAGGGCGTGGCAACGGGAATGCTCCGCAAGGCACTTGAAGTGGCGCCTGCCCGCACCTACATTTTGGACGTGATGGAAGGCAACGAAAAGGTTCTTCCCCTATACGAGGGCGTCGGCTTCCGCATCGTCGACCGTGTGAAGGAACCCTTTGGGCGGCTCCGCGGAATGTACTTCCGCTACATTCTTATTCGGCCCGGTCAGCGCGGCGGGCGCAAGTAA
- a CDS encoding ABC transporter substrate-binding protein produces MSLLKKVVAIGALVAMPLTLTACGANQASEKPSPSATQTESKTRTVTDVDGTKVEIPAQPKRIADLWHANNQVVLLLGGADKLVATTKQVQALPWFAKVYPNISKLPAPAAKTDLNMEELLAAKPEVVLASDKEQVEAVRAKGIPAVHVEFQNFADMNKVIDITADVLGTAEAKERAAAFHKYLNKNLNLVRDHLKDVADSDKPSVLHIVGGDDLTKVDGSDSLIGEWMKATGLKNSLDNVENMQEVTLEQIIGSNPDAIIIGGGKAQAGVDQIKSDPAWAGVKAVADDKIIKNPVGTFNWDRYSAEEALQILWSAKTFYPDKFKDVDLVAETQKFYKDFYGYDLSKDDAQRIIDGQAPEGAAK; encoded by the coding sequence ATGTCTCTGCTGAAGAAAGTAGTGGCAATTGGTGCGTTGGTGGCAATGCCGCTGACTCTGACGGCTTGCGGGGCAAACCAGGCGAGCGAAAAGCCCTCACCGTCAGCAACACAGACCGAGTCCAAGACTCGCACCGTGACCGATGTGGACGGCACCAAAGTTGAAATTCCCGCCCAGCCGAAACGCATTGCAGACCTGTGGCACGCCAACAACCAGGTGGTGTTGCTTCTGGGAGGCGCGGACAAGCTGGTAGCAACCACCAAACAGGTACAGGCGCTGCCCTGGTTCGCCAAGGTGTACCCGAACATCTCGAAGCTGCCCGCTCCCGCGGCAAAGACCGACCTGAACATGGAAGAACTGCTAGCGGCAAAGCCCGAGGTCGTACTTGCTTCCGATAAGGAGCAGGTCGAGGCCGTGCGCGCCAAGGGCATCCCCGCAGTTCACGTTGAGTTCCAAAACTTTGCGGACATGAACAAAGTCATCGACATTACCGCTGACGTGCTGGGGACTGCCGAGGCCAAAGAGAGAGCCGCAGCCTTCCACAAGTATCTAAACAAGAATCTGAACCTGGTTAGGGATCACCTGAAAGACGTTGCTGACTCGGACAAGCCCTCCGTGCTGCACATTGTTGGTGGGGATGATCTGACTAAGGTTGACGGTTCAGATTCCTTGATCGGCGAATGGATGAAGGCTACCGGTCTGAAGAATTCTCTGGACAACGTCGAAAACATGCAGGAAGTAACCCTGGAGCAGATCATTGGTTCCAACCCTGACGCCATCATCATCGGCGGCGGGAAGGCACAGGCCGGTGTGGATCAGATCAAGTCTGACCCGGCATGGGCCGGCGTGAAGGCGGTAGCTGACGACAAGATCATCAAGAACCCGGTCGGCACCTTCAACTGGGATCGTTACTCTGCTGAAGAAGCACTGCAGATCCTGTGGTCGGCGAAGACCTTCTACCCGGACAAGTTCAAAGATGTTGATCTGGTGGCGGAGACGCAGAAGTTCTACAAGGACTTTTACGGATATGACCTGAGCAAAGATGATGCTCAGCGCATAATCGACGGCCAGGCCCCTGAAGGTGCCGCCAAGTAA
- a CDS encoding ABC transporter permease: MKLKYAPWLTVPGGIAALFLAFPLVTIFVQTPWARFGQLVSTAVSQDALWLSLRTCGTTLAICVLLGVPLAFVLANLPDRWWARLLRTVVTLPMMLPPVVAGLALLLTWGRRGLLGEHLSVMGIEIGFTTLAVIMAQTFVAMPFLVSSLEGAIRTRGSEYDQAARSLGASRTRTFFLVTLPVMFPSVLSAAAMSFSRALGEFGATIAFAGSLQGTTQTMPLAIYLQRQSSTDEALALSVVLLAFALAILFGANALAAHLPGGRTEAEMQELQRRSSKKHPVEAEATTEGELPVSASPSSCPKIHVDAQVQDRGVHLKVNLPGGVLTAVMGPNGSGKSTLLSLISGTLTPSAGAVSFTPPNPRIVLLQQKSLLFPHMSVRRNVEFGLRARGVSAKKACERATAELRAVGMLALADRRSTQLSGGQAQRTAIARAMALDPDVVLLDEPMAGLDEPSAQAVRNELARRLAASPFTAVLVTHDVEDAKRLSSFDVLIRHGRVDGAETRP, translated from the coding sequence ATGAAACTAAAGTATGCTCCCTGGTTGACGGTGCCCGGCGGGATCGCCGCCCTCTTCCTTGCATTCCCTCTGGTAACAATCTTCGTGCAGACGCCATGGGCGCGTTTTGGCCAGCTCGTCTCTACCGCAGTCTCCCAGGACGCCCTGTGGTTGTCGTTGCGCACATGCGGAACCACCCTTGCGATCTGTGTCCTGTTAGGGGTGCCGCTCGCCTTCGTACTTGCGAACCTGCCTGACCGCTGGTGGGCGCGCCTGCTGCGCACGGTGGTGACTCTGCCCATGATGCTGCCACCGGTTGTGGCGGGCCTGGCCCTACTGCTAACTTGGGGCCGGCGCGGGCTACTTGGCGAGCACCTGTCCGTTATGGGAATCGAAATTGGCTTTACCACCCTGGCGGTCATCATGGCCCAGACGTTTGTGGCCATGCCTTTCTTAGTTTCCTCACTTGAAGGTGCGATCCGGACGCGCGGTTCCGAATACGACCAGGCTGCCCGCTCTTTGGGGGCCTCACGCACCCGTACGTTTTTCCTGGTCACCTTGCCAGTCATGTTTCCCTCCGTCCTTTCGGCGGCAGCCATGTCCTTTTCGAGGGCGTTGGGAGAGTTTGGCGCCACTATCGCTTTCGCGGGCTCGTTGCAGGGCACCACGCAGACAATGCCGCTAGCTATCTACTTACAGCGACAGTCCTCTACCGACGAGGCCCTGGCCCTCTCCGTAGTCCTGCTAGCATTCGCGCTAGCGATCTTGTTCGGAGCTAATGCCCTAGCAGCCCACCTACCCGGCGGCCGGACCGAGGCTGAAATGCAGGAACTGCAAAGGCGCAGCTCTAAGAAACATCCGGTCGAGGCGGAAGCGACTACTGAGGGCGAACTGCCCGTTTCTGCTTCGCCCTCGTCCTGCCCCAAAATACATGTAGACGCGCAGGTACAAGACCGCGGCGTGCACCTAAAAGTGAACCTGCCTGGCGGCGTGCTGACCGCAGTCATGGGCCCGAACGGGTCGGGCAAATCCACGCTGTTGTCGCTCATATCCGGGACTCTCACCCCCTCTGCGGGCGCGGTCAGTTTTACCCCGCCTAACCCGCGCATTGTGCTGCTGCAGCAGAAGTCGCTGCTATTCCCACACATGAGCGTGCGGCGAAACGTCGAATTTGGGTTGCGGGCACGCGGAGTGAGTGCCAAGAAGGCCTGCGAGCGCGCCACCGCCGAATTGCGCGCGGTGGGCATGTTAGCGCTGGCAGATCGACGTTCGACACAGCTGTCTGGAGGGCAGGCGCAGCGCACTGCTATTGCGCGGGCGATGGCGTTAGACCCCGATGTGGTGTTGTTGGATGAGCCGATGGCGGGCCTTGATGAGCCGTCGGCGCAGGCGGTGCGCAACGAGCTCGCGCGACGGCTGGCGGCTTCCCCGTTTACGGCGGTGCTAGTGACCCACGATGTCGAGGATGCGAAGCGGCTTTCCAGCTTCGATGTGCTGATCCGGCATGGCCGGGTAGATGGTGCCGAAACCAGGCCGTAG